Within the Emys orbicularis isolate rEmyOrb1 chromosome 5, rEmyOrb1.hap1, whole genome shotgun sequence genome, the region TGTAAAGTGACTTAGAGCTAAACTATCCATAGCTCTTAATGTGCAAAAGTAATTCACATTTTCACAGTTGCCATACTGAAGTACAAAGGTTGGGAATTAGGGTACAGAGTTCTAATGTTACTTCAGGAAGACTTCAAGAGAATTTGTGTatactatttttttgtttgtttttgttttgttttgttttgttttactctgAAATACCAGAGTTCTCCAGTAGTAATCTTTCCCTTCAGAACTAGCTCACGTTAGAGGGTTGGGTTTTGGTGACGATGCAGAGTTAAGTGTCCCCTTCACAGCTGAGAGAACTAGGACTTCCAACTTGTTAGTTTTCACCCAAATAATATCTCTATTAATGTAAGCTAACTgtatcctatttttttttctctcgtcccttacatttttctttcttagaAGAGAGCCCTTGGAAAGCTTTAAATGGGGGTTGTCCAATCCAAGCTGACGCGACCAAAAATTCAGCTTACCCTTTCCCAGTGTGCCCATTCAGTAGAGGCACAGCTAACAACGTGAGTCTGCAATGGCAGCAGGAATCTTCCAGCACATCTATGGTGTCCGGATGGATAAGTGAACTAAACCTTAATGAAAACTCGGGGCAGCCTTTGGCGCCGCCTACCAAACGCCACTGTAGGTCACTCTCTGAGCCAGATGAATTAGCTCGTTGTCGGTCACCATGGAAACCCGGCAGTTCAAAAGTTTGGACTCCTGTATCAAAGAGACGATGCAACAGCGGTGGCAGTGCCACCTTGCAACGCTGCAACAGTCATGGGAGTGCAAACTTACAGAGAAGCACAAGTATCAGCTTGCCACAAAATGTTCTGTCCTTAAATAACGTCTTCACTATCACCAGCTTCAATACTTCTCCAGTACCCCGACCTTCCTCTGCGAGCAGCGGCTTTGTGGACAGTAGTGAGGGAAGCACAAGTTCAAGTATCCGTTGGAATTCTGGAGGACCTTGTGACTTTAACCCTAGGCGTCGCCTCTCCCTCTCACAGGAGCACATCACTGAGACAGGAAACCTCTTGCCTTCAGCCAACAGCACTCCCACCTCCACACCAGAGCTCAGCCGGCGTCAGGGCTTGCTGAGATGCCGCTCACAGCCTTGTGTCCTGAATGAAAAGAAAAGCCGGCTAAAGCGCAGACGGGAGGAGGATGTACGGTGGAATCGTCCATCtttagacttttttaaaatgacacgGGTGAGATTTTACTTTCTTCAGTAGGGTGTAGAAATGAATTTTGCATGTAGGCTATTCCTAGAAAATAGTTGGCTAAATCAAACTCTTCTGTTGGTGTGAAAGTCAGATAAATTGGTGTGTTAATATTGGCTTTTGTAATTCCAGCAATACAACAAGGCTTCTGCCACTTGCTAACTTCATGCCTTGTAGCTACCTATAACTCTCTACTACTAAGGCCCAGCTTGTGCACTGCAGCCTGTTTCTACAGCCTGTACAAAGGGTTGCATAAAAACACTTTAACAGGGTTGGGGCCGAAAAAAAATTCGGGCTTGCTTCTGAAATGCCACAGCAACTTCAGGGAGGAAGTGAAGGGAAAAGTAGTCAGTTAAGTAAGTCTGTTCCCATGAGATGGGATTAGGTGCAGTAGTAAAACATTCTATTGTGGTGCAAATGTGTTCTGGTTTAAGTAATCCCTTATGGCTCTAAAACCTCTGTAAGTCAAAGAAAAAATGAGGCAGAACATATATTGGCCGACTACAATAGCATAGATAAATGTGCATCAAAAAATCCTGTAGGTGAATGCAATTAAAGAAACTGCTAATAAAGAGACAACAGTGGAAACAGATGTATCCTCATAGGGCTTCTCTAAACATTGTCCCACAGGACTAGAAAAATGCATTCTTTAGACCAGCTGTGCAAAATTCTATTTCCCCACTCAACTGGGTGTGAGAATTTTCTTTGAatgagtaactttttttttttttcttcttccccatTATCTGCATAATCATGAGCTGGGGGAAGTGTAGACTTTGTCCATGGGTTAACATTTTCATAACTATGCAGTGCTGATGTAGATTTAAGCACGTGCTGCAGTTAAAAATAGAATCCCATTGTTTGGTGTCCATGGGAGCAATATCAAGTACTATCACTTGGGCCATAGAAAGAAATCTGGCATTGTGGTGTCATCATAGGTCAGCATCATCCACACCCTTTAACACATCTTCCATAAGATTGTTAAATCATTGGCACCAGCCTTGGAGAGGTTCATGTAACCTGCCTTCCTCTTCAAAATAGAGCTATCCTAGTGATAGCCTGGTGAGGGAGACAGTGTAAAAGGATGATAAGGAAAGATAAGATGAGAAATGATGTGTTAATGTTAGCGTAAGAACTACCAAATCTTTCAAAGGAACAAGTTGAAAGGAGTGGGACCCTGGAAATCTGTGGTTACCAGTTATTGGTGAATTTTAGATGAGGACATAGGGAAGTTCTGGTAAAGTGCTGTGGGATGAACTTTTAACTGTTGGATGTCTTTCAGCTGGACTGATTCTTACCTTTATTGTATTGTGGTAAGCAAAATTAATTTTGGCAGATCAAATACGAAATAGGCATATTTCCTTGCTTTCAGAAAGGTAGTATTCGTTCCCAGAGAGTGTCTGAGCCCAGAATAACCTCTAAGACCAGTGGGAAATAAAAGAACAATTGGGTAACTTTAGGTACAGTAGCAGAAGTAGGATAGCCAGATGTGAATAAAATTGACACCGCCTCTTCCTTTAGTAGACAATAAGTCGTAGAGTCTTCTGAAACTGGTCTTTCCTGGGATGATCAGATCATTGGTCAGATGGGTAGTTTTAGTTCATGAGAATCATAATATGAATTTTATATGGGTAGGGGAGGAGAGTTGCAGTTATGTGATCTTAGCCCATTTAAAAGGTATGTAGTGTGTGAACCTTTAATGAAagtaaacagtaaaaaaaaaaaaaaaaaaaaaattctgagggTCATTAAATTTCTAGTGTACTAAGTGAATTTTTTTAGCAAACCTTCATTAACTATAAAGTCAACATCTTAAGCTAGTCCTTTTATTTATCCCCCAGATAAATTGAAGATTCTCTGTGATAAGACCTTGActaatatatttttgtattatgTGAGTCCGTGCTCTTCTTTTGATATTGATTTTATTGGTTCTCTTTCACGTGAagtaattttgaaaaattttagtTAAAAACTGTACAAGACTTGGATTTGAAATGAGATCatgggccttgatcctgcagcaAGTGCCAGGCAGTATCTACACAAGGCTTGATGCAGGATTGGAGCCAAGAAATCTGCTCCATGTTGAACTCTCAATTATTACATGCCTTTCTGGCTTTTAAGGACTCCTTATTCACAAAATATCAATAGATTGTGACATCGGtgtgttttattaattttaactTCATCTAAAATATGCAGTTAGGCTTATTACAAATGAGTCTTGATTAATCAGTCATGTAAGATCTTTCTGTGCTAACGATTGGCAGAAGTCTAAAACAGATTATGGAATTAGcttttatttaccaaaaaaagCTTACTGTAAATTAATGCTAACTCATTAAAATACAATTTCTGTCATTCCTCTAATAGGCTATAGGATTTGGGGGAAATTATTTGCAAAAAGCTTCATTTTGGGTAGTTTTTGATTTGCCTAATACTGATGAATCTGAGCCATGTAAGAAAAATATCCAAAGGGGCAATCTTGGTTTTAGTCAAAGGTTGCCCCAGTTTCTGATACTAGTCTATAATAGTCTGCCAAACTGAAAGCTAAGCACCTGCTTAAATTGTCTAAAATAAGAATATTTCAGAAACTGAAGCCAATTTGCATTTTCACTACTAGTGGTTCAGTTAACTTTGTCCACTATTGATCTATTTCTAATTTTTGAATGACTGTTTTTTAGTATATAATATTCACATACATATGTGGTGTAGCAGTCTTTTTGGAAGGAAGAAACCCTGAGAAATGTGTGCTTTAATTTCTTGAAACTTTTTATGGTGAAGGTCTATTTTCTGCTAGTAGTGTCTCTGCACTCTTACATAGGGTTAACACTATTGCACTATCCCTGCAAATTAAACCACTTGTTTGCTGTAAATACACAAGAATCTATAACTGTACAAAAGCCAGGACTGTTTCACCACTGCATTTTAAGCATAAAAATTTGAGCACCTTTCTCCAAAACCCTTACATAATCTAGCCTCCAAGCCTCTATGGTTGTTCTCatttcctcccactcccccaccttACTTGATGCTCCTTCTTGTATCTCTTCTCCTGCACtctgtttaatgtctttattCCTGCTGTTCGTTGTACTTAGAAGTCTCCTCTTCCTGTCCACCAAGCACagttatattttctctctctctccctccctcccatagtCCTTCAAAATCTAATAGGAATCCTTCCTTCTATCTCCATTCATTGGAAGAACTGTTGTTCTGTGTCTGATCTACCTTAGACCATAAGCCTTTCAGGGTAAGAAATGCGGCTAGCTCTGAAAGTGGTGTGTAGACTTAAAATGCTATATATAAATATGATCTTCTAACTACTATATTAAAAAATTAGGATGATCTTGGGTGTAGATTCAGTCTTGTTTCTTTGTTCATGAAGGAAATACACATAATCATAATGATAAAGTAACCCCTTCAGATTTCCCCTACAAATGCAGTGCAGAAGTAATTGAAAACAGTTGTGGTGATAGGTGCAAAATAAGATGGTCGTTTTTTACCATAAACCTAACTAAATAATCCCCTTGCCCTTTTTGAAAGGTTGTTTTCAGATGTGCTCAAAGTTTGAGAGTAATAGCAAGCTCCATGTGGGAATGAGTTCCATGCCCTGAGGGCCTGTACAGCAAAGATTTGGTAAACTTCAGGTGAAATGACGCAATCTTTGCAGGATGTTTAAATTGGAACAGCTGTAGTTGagttagattccaaggccagaaggcacctttgtgatcatctagtctgtcctcctttgtataacaaaggccacaacttccccaaaatagtttgtagagcatcttttagaaaaacatccaatcttgatataaaaagttccagtgatggagaatctaccacaactgTTAGTAAattgttctagtggttaattaaaatattaaaaatatgcattatttccagtctgaatttgtctagcttcaccttccagccattggattatgttatacctttctctgctagattgaagagcccattatcaaatatttgtttccccatGTAATGAaggattcaaggagctcaatctatttatctcaGTAAGGCATGTCTTTTAACCCTTTAGTCATTCttgtctcttctctgaactctctctccaatttatcaacatcttttgaAGTATGAGGACCAGAATGGGCCACAGTATTCCTGCAGCAGTTGTGCTGGTGCTTGTAGCAAGGTGTAAGCTGGGCCCCTCTGGTTTCTGCCCCTGCTTCCCTTGCAAATCAGTCAGGGACTTCTCAGGTTCATGCAAACACCTGTGCTCTTTATTTACAGCCCTTTCCCACCACCACCTTACTATCTACGTACAGGTTTTCACAGCCAAATTTTGCCAGCAGCAGGCCTGGCCAACAGCAGACTAGAGGGCCccacccctctctgtgcctggccTTTCTCTTCCCCACTTTTCCCTCCTCTGGTTTCCTTCCtgccagcctttatagcccctGGCTAATTAGGCTGGCAGCTGTTCCTTGTTGCCAGGCAAGCACAGGGCTCTTCAAccagccccaatccattccccttgatttgggggtggagtggcagggggctGATTAAGTCCTCCTTACTCAGCACCTGTCACAGTGCTGAATACAGAGGTAAAGTAACCTCTCTACTGCTACttaagattcccttgtttatgcattcaaggattgcattagcccttttggccactgcATCGCACTGGGCGCTCATGTTCAAAtgattccaccaccttccccatatcttgtttgtttgtgtgtttttctttttctttttctttttctttttcggAGTCACTGCTTCCTTGGAAAGAGTCTTATaagtatggtctacattctttgtttctaattgtattaaaacacacgcttgtgtccagtttaccaagtgattcagATTGATCTGTATCTGTgatctgtccttttcattatttaccacttccccaatttttgtgtcatctgcaaactttatcagtgattttgttttcttccaggtcattgacaaaatgttaaatagtgtacagccaagaaccgatccctgcagggccCAACTGAAAACAAACCCACTCAATGACCATTCTCCATTTACAACTACATGTTGGGACTtaccagttagccagtttttaatccatttaatgtggatcatgttaattttatattactctgacttggtactgcatgacatttgatTATAAAGctaaacaccttacagaagtcttaaGTATATTACGTCAACACTATTGCCTTTCTCGGCCAATCTTGTAATCTCGTTTTAAAAAGCTCTCAAGTTATTTGAGAGGATTTATTTTctgtaaacccatgttgatttgttctttttttaattgaatcctTGTCTTGTCTGGGATTAACATCAGGCTgccaggcctataattacctaggtcatcctgtttatctttttaaaatattgtcaaaatattagctttcttccagtcttctgaaacttctccagtgttccaagacttaatgAAAATTAACATGAATGATctagtgagctcctcagccagctcttcaaAAAATCCTGGCTGCAAGATTTTGGATCTCCTGAGTTTTAGAAATGTCTAATTTAGTGGCTGTTGGTTAAcgtcctcctgagatactagagGAATAGGAAAAAGTGTTATATGATATCATTACATTTgttttttccaaatacagaacaaatatttattgaacacttctgccttttctgcattatttctATTGATAATTCtaacatttccatctagtaatggaccaataccattgttagggttttttgttcctaatatcttATTGTCCTCAATTCTGCTGGCTATATATTTCTATTTGTGCTCCTTTGATTCCATTGTCAATTTTCCACAATTCCTAgcatctgatttatattcattaccatcaacttctcctttcttccatttgttaatatattaatttttatttttatattttccttCACTTTGTCTCTAAACgaggtaatttttttaaaccaatatggccttctttCTCCATTGGAAGATTGTGGCTTTTGAGAGATCTAATAGTGTTCTTAAACTATTCTTAGttgtcattcacattttttctgattttaaattTTCTCCCAGctaatttggctcataattgttttcacctTTGAAATTGCCCCTTTCAAagaactgtgtgtgtatatattactggtctggactttattctgtttgcacattatcaACTCGATCAAGTCATGATTACTTGTACCTACAGtatcattaatttttagttctgcgattatttcctctttatctgtcaataCAATTCCCCCATGTTGATTGCAGCACTTTTTgggttaggaaattgtcatctataatatctAGAAAATCTAAGGATATTTTAGTATTGGCAAcctgagacctccagcatatgtcactctaATTGAAATTCCCCAggatcacacagcttttttttctttttcttttctacaTGTTATAGATAGGTGCATAAAGAGCTAATCATCTTGTTCCATAGTGTGATTTGGTgctctgtagcagacaccaataCCGCATATTGTGCTTTATTGGTTGATGTTCATCCATAAGCATTCGAGTTCATTTTCTTCAGAGTTATCggtgacttggaaacaggtaatgccatttttgaaatTGTTACTCCCCTTTTGCCACCTGATCCTTCATAagtaggttataaccattgatgtCAAGGTTCCAATCATGCGAATCATCagaccaggtttcagtaataccaactctAGGCCACATTTATGCTGCTAAATGAGCAATCCAATTCCTGTGGTCTGTTACCCAGGTGCCTAGCACTGGTGTATATTCAATTATTTTCAcatcctttggttccttgattgtGTTCTCAGAATTCCAGTTTTGTTAGTTGAGAGCTCATATCTTCCTTCTTTTTACCCTCCTCTTAGTCAGGAGGGTGTTAATCTAACAACTCTAGCTAGCTTGTCCCCAAGGAGATTGGTCCACCTTTtgtggagagcggtggctgtatAGTTTGGAAAGCCTCCTTCTGAGTAGAAGGGgaaccaatgttccacaaaaccaaaaccctccatcctacaccacttacctagccagtggCTCACCTCCAGAATCTTCTATCTTCCTTCACTGCTGGGATTGTGTGTATATTGTGAATAAAAGCTATATACATATAACTGCATTTTGGCCTGTTTTTACCTGAGGCTGGGAATCCTTGCTGAGCCGCAAGGGGGTTGCTTAGTGACTTCAGTATAACATGATCTGCTCTGCGTATGCACCACCAGACGAGTTTTGATCTCTGTGGTGCACTGGAGAAGGGCACACTGTCTGAACAATTATGCACAATGATGGACAGCCCAGACCTCCTGGACAAAGGAGGGGGCAATACTTAAAATGTTGGCAAAAATAAATACTGGTACTTGAATCAATACAAGTTGTCATGTTAGGATAGTGGCATTATCATGAGCTAAACTGCATTTCTGGACTGTGGTGAGGATTCCTGGTCCCTTTAGCTGCTGCAAGAAAAAAGTCATCCTGCTCATTTGGTGTGTCTGTGTCTCCTTTTGGGCTGTTGCTATCCTGCAGAACTGCTGATCTACACAGGTTCTCTGCATTCATTTCCCTGTGTGACCGAGAGGCTAGTAGTAAACGATAATAAGTATTGATGATGCCTATAACTGTAATGGATGCTGTTCTCCACTGACTTGCcaagttcccccacccccagatgggtgtaataaaaaataaaacacatttgtaatagatgaaagaaaaaaaaatcctgaaaaataaaacatttcttggAACCCTAGTTATAGATATTTTAGGTCCATTCCCATCATACACACACCTCCACACAACAGGCCCAGCAGGCTTATTTCCAATAAGGAATAGTATTTTacagatatatttttatttaaatctattttattttctaaGTGGCTACAGAATTTTTCTTACTGTCCAAAAATTTTCTGCAGCATTAACTCATTGAAATATTCAAGATCCCATTTCAATTTTAAATAGTTCTTGTTGAAATGGAGAATAGTATTTAGAAATCTGTCTAGGTTCTTACATGGTGCCAGTCACCATGGTACCTGATGAAATAATCTTTTAATGAGGAAATGTTGAACCACAACATAAACATACATAACAGATTCAAACTGGTGTGTGCTCTTCTCTGGAAGATACAAGAAGCTGGAAAGAAAAGTTTAGAAATTCTCAGTCAGTCTTGAACATTTTAGGACTCAAACATTAATGAAGATTttgttgaggattttttttttaaacttgataaGTCAGCTGAAGTAACTGACAGTTACAGGTGCAATATACTCTTGTGCAAAATAAATAACAGCATTaccatttttaaaacataaataagCTTGAACTCCAAAGTAAAGATTTTTGTTTGGGCATCTTTTATTAAGAGTGAAACTTATTCCTGCAAACATTTTTGCCACTCCTTATTCATATACAGTACAGCAGGCATTTTGAGATAGATAAGAATACAAAGACTATTTGTATCAGTCTCCATAGCTTTAAATTTTAGTATGTATGGAATGCTGATATGCTTCCTGGGATAGGTTCCAACTAAGATATTGCATGGTTTTTTGGTATGGGTCGGATATCTCTTTCAAGAATTGATACTGAATATAGTGTACGATCAGTAAGTACTATGCatttgtttttgggttttttgagCCCTTTTAACTCTCTAAAAGGGATACTATCAACTGGAATTTGTGGAAATGACTAACTTTGAAAAAATCCAGTTTCTGATCATGTATTTCAAataggtctttaaaaaaaaattgggtttttttgtttgttttttaatttcaagagCTTTCTGCTCCCTTGCCAAAGTTTTATAAGAGCCTTTTAAGCAAGAAAGAAACTATGGTCCCCATACTGCATTTGGCATTACTAGTATGTACCTCTGTGCCCATACAAAGTCCCAATgaagtaaaaactgaaaataaagatATATATATCAGTGAATGTTAACACTATTGTGGAATAAGTGAGTTTTCAGAAGGCATTTAAGGCTCcaaatcagcaaagcacttaatgtGTTTGAGTCCTTATGAAGTCCGTTTGACTCAAGCATAGACTTAAAGtaagcctgtgcttaagtgctttgctattGAGGCCTGTATGAGTAGGGAGTAATGGCTTGGTGGACCAAAATGGGAAGAAGGGCCTTCCAAGCATAGGGGGATGGCAGGATAAAGTCAAATGCTTGTTGGAGAAAGGGACAAATGGAATATCAAGTCTGGCATCATTAGCAGAACCACATTGAGCAAATGGCCTTTGTCTAGGGAACAGACTGGAAGTTGGGGAAAGGAGCCTCCTTGCTGTAGGAGGTGGTCTTATGAGGGAGGTATAGTCATAGTATTTGTGGCACAAACctatatttaggcttggcagtATTCGATTtgtatttctttatcattttgacTGATATcgatgtttgttttaaagcactTTTTCAATTTTAATTGATTTTGAATTTTCACAGTTGTCAGCTACTTGGCGGGGGGAGTTCAGACAGCAAGGGTCAGACAATCATTTAATGACAGACATTcagattaaaaaagttaaagttttatgactgttaaaatgcaaattgtcaacatcatatgtcagaatatacaaagtaaatatcgttaaatcaaactaagttctcaagcatcattttttctttctttgtctacTGTAAACTTATTGGTGgaaattttttttgttggtttgggtGCATATGGTGAAATTGGcatttactgattaaaaatctaattcttccaagtATACCTATGCTTGTAGATGTGTTTATgtaagaaaaatgctattttttctGTAAATTAAGTTTTCCCCAATAACTTCTCATTTTGTTTCCAATGAGACTTCATCTCTGTTTAGGAGATATATTTTAGGTTAATGTGTCTCCACATATTTTGAATGACCCGCTCTACACTGGGGTATGAATAATTTTCTCAGTTTGGCTTCTGAACTGTCTTTTTAGAGTGGGAGAGGAATGTCCTATGCTTACTCTGCTCAGCAGTGTAGTATTTAGTAATTAAACAGCTAGCTGAACCTTACTTTCCACTCATGGTATGCATTGTGGCTCTTAAAATGAGGTCATGTTGGTCCTTTTCTGTGATCTTTGGGTTATGTATGGTTGAATTATTAGCAGTAGTGTGGCCTACATTACTTACTTTAGCAAAAATGAAGTTCTAAAACAGTgtccctgaatcttttttttttaatttttaactctTGTCACAAGGTATATCCATAATAGCAAAAAGTTGCCAATATTGGTGGTACGCATCTGTCATACATCCATAATTGCATTGAAATTCATGGACAGGTTATCTCCTCTTCTCCCAGAAATACTTCAGGAATCTATACGCTATTGCAGCTTTAAACAATATTCTGTAGTGCAATTATATCTCCAAACTCAAACATGGGGAGTGTAAATATGAGATATGGGACTTCAGATGTCATGTCATGTTGGGCTAGTCCCCATCCCCTTTTGCCTAATGCAAGGGGAGTTATCTGCCCAGATGGAGAGCCATATCAAGTATGCTAAAGAGATGTTCTGGGACAACTCTTGAGACTCTTGCAAGGCACCCATTCAATCAAGGTCAAAGATCAGCTGTGGTGGTGGCCTACAACTTGGTGCTCAAAGCTCATTCAGAGGCAAAGGGCCTAAAAGTTTGTAAGTGGAAATTTTGTAGTGCTTTGAATGGTTAATAAATTCCTCCACTTTCACCCCAACTTGTCTTCCAGCCTCCATCCAAAATATGACTATATCAATTTCTTTGCAGAAGACCTCCATGTTTCTTGTCTGTTCACATGggatttatatttacaaaggctGAGTGCAGCAGGTCTGTAAGAACAATTGCTTTGATCTCTGCCAAacttgtacatttaaaaataagatttgcCATATTTATAGTGTCTATATCTAGGttgtggattttttgttttgttttggttcagGCTAGGATCCTGATCAAGAAAATGAGAGCAAAGTAGTTGCAAACTACTGTAACTATATAGAACCCACTTGCAAATAAAGTAAGGGAGCAGATGGAAGAAAACTGCTGTGAACAAGGGCATTGATTTGGATCCCAGGCTAGGATTTGGAAAATGTGGCTTCTGATCCAAATCCTTAACCTCTGTCTTGGCTCCCCATCTGAataatggggtgggggatgggggaaagtaATGCTAACCTACCTTTTTATAATGCATTTTGGAAGTGATTAGTATGGAAAGTGCTATATCAGTGATTATAAACCAAATAGGGATGGAAGATGAGACCAAATTCTTCTGAAGGGCAGAATGTAATCCAGTTAACTTGTGGGATCCTATGAACCTGTTCAGTTCACTGATATCTAATCAGTGTACTATGAC harbors:
- the FAM53A gene encoding protein FAM53A; this encodes MVTLITEKLQNQSLDDLTCKTYNIHLYSSEKLNKSGSLFPFEINEESPWKALNGGCPIQADATKNSAYPFPVCPFSRGTANNVSLQWQQESSSTSMVSGWISELNLNENSGQPLAPPTKRHCRSLSEPDELARCRSPWKPGSSKVWTPVSKRRCNSGGSATLQRCNSHGSANLQRSTSISLPQNVLSLNNVFTITSFNTSPVPRPSSASSGFVDSSEGSTSSSIRWNSGGPCDFNPRRRLSLSQEHITETGNLLPSANSTPTSTPELSRRQGLLRCRSQPCVLNEKKSRLKRRREEDVRWNRPSLDFFKMTRTLKNSKSLCSLDYEEDDDDDTQMKTIVSSPCDSHDFMNITTPGSSPVKEQLDEVRHHGPCQVGFNVRDYKKAAAVCESDEDTSDCDSTEEGIFPLDCGDLDLEQIENN